DNA from Clarias gariepinus isolate MV-2021 ecotype Netherlands chromosome 11, CGAR_prim_01v2, whole genome shotgun sequence:
GCCCCATCGGTGCCGGGGCCGGAGAAGGAAATGAATGACACGGCTCTGACAGCTGACGCCGGAACCTGAGGAGAGCCATtccaaaagacaaacaaacaaaggctttatttaaataatgaaacttTCAACACTAAATGTCTGTACTGTTGTGTTGACTGTAAGCCCTCATTAGCATGATTGGTTTTCTAACATAGGtaactttttttgggggggaaatcTCTACATCAAGAAAAGCCCCACTAAAAGCCCCACTATCATCGCTGATGTCTCTCATCTAGCAAAACTCCCATTTTAGCTGAAATGATGAACTTCTATCCCTCATGTACTAGTAAGCTCAAAACTGTCTGTTTTGCTGTCTAAAACtgcttttgcattttaattcatCCAGACTGCATCTAGCTTATTTAGAGTTATTATTAAGTTACACTTCCACATCtcttgtattaaattatttattatttaacattccATTTTAGTCAACAGTCTTCCTATTctcatgtgttttcttgctgaattACACATACAGACTGTACCAAACTCACTGACATTGTAGTgtggaaatgaaatgaaaaatcaagaggaagaaaaagagtacaaaaagaagaaggaatagaattccaaatatatatatatatagtcctaatttatttatttatttatttatttattatttgttaatttattgtatattttgcacTCATTTTGTGTTTGCCATCAAAAGAACGACAATATAACTTGCTAACTTTGCCTTTAACTGTACTCTTATTAATGAgactttgttttggtttgtttttagtgTATAACAGGAGGTATGATTAGAATAAAACTGACTAAACTTTATGATCAATGACATCTCTCTGGTATTCAATACATTTTGAATATTGACTGTGAAAAATGGTATTTAAACATCATAACAATTTTAAACACGCTATGGGCCGAATATGAGAAGATATCCAATATGATCTGTGTAGAAGTAGCTCCAGCCTGTTTTGGTTCAGTATTTGCATAAATACCTTTGGTCAATGTTGTATGTGGTGTTGGGGAGGGGCTGTGGGCCGTTGAGGTGAGGGTATGTTCTGTCTGGTTTGGGGGTGAGGCCAGCACTGGGAGACACATGGTGTTGATGTGGGGATACAGGTGTGCTGCAGGGCGTAGTCGCAGGACTGGATCCCTTCATTCCTGCTGCATGCTTATGCTCGTAGGCACTGCAGTCATGGAGGAACGAGAGGTTAGAGCAATAAGGATTGGCAGAAAAGAAGCACTGTCAAGATGAACTGATGGAAATATATGCAATTGTGTACATTAGCTGGAGAACTTTAACTACCTTGCACATGAGATTAGCAGCTGACATCAACACTTCAAGTTTGACTTTGCAGATGCAATTACAAGCCATTCAGACTCATTTAAACATAACACGCACATTTCTACCATTTCATCCTTCAGCTCAAAAGAGAACATTATTCGCACTGAGCTCCCTAGTTTAGCTCAGGTGTCATCAAGCTAGTCGGATTTTTCAGCACTGTTTTCGTTTGAGTCCAATTTACACCCCTTATAGCCTGAAATGTAATCAAATCAATGGAAAGATGACTGTAACCAGGCAACCATGTTTCAGGTGGATGGTTGTCCAAGTGGAGAGAAAATTACGTACATATATTGTGATGTAGtaattgcacttttttttgcCCCTTCGGTTTTAGATGCACctgctgttttgttttgcatAGCACAATTTCTTCTGAATGAAAAGTGGGGGAGTAGAGGTGGCGTTGGAGGGACGTGGTTTGTGGAAATTATGAATACTGCactactatttttaaaaaatttacttcATTTAGACTGGAGCCATAAAGAAAAACGTATGATTTACCCATTTACTGTGCAAcacatattaagtaaatattaggAGTCAGATTTGcaacatgccacacacacacacaaaaatagattACATTATGTTGCACCTATACACAAAAGTGCTCATGCTATGCTTGAACAAGACCATGCAGGCTTGGACTGTGGGTTTCTATGGCTGCTGAAGAAattaatcaggaaaaaattaaacacagcaAGAAAAGCCAGCAGGGCGATTAAACAGGGGGAAAGattcaaaggtttttttttatgttgcagtTATATATTGTGCAGATtatgggatatttataaatttagtctGTTTTTCTTCCAAAGCATTATTATCAATTAATGTGACATCTATATAGGAGCACTACACTAAAGGGGTGTGTTTTTCAGTGTCCTTTAATCGTTAGCTACTGTACACTTATCTCATGAAAAAGTAAATTAGACCTCATTCTGAATCTTATTTAATTGCTGTACTGGtaaattgtatgtgtgtgtgtgtgtgtgtgtgtgtgtgtgtgtgtgtgtttcatcatACCTGATGTTGTACATGCATTTCTCTCCATAGTGGAGCTTGAAGGGTCTCTCCTGACTGCAGGCTGATCCCAGATTAGCACACGGGCTGTGAGGTTCACGCTTTATCCTCAACTGCAGCCCGTGGAATGCCACtgtgtaaataataaagaaacgaAACTTATTCACTGATAAGAGATTCTGTTACAAACAAGGTGCTGAAACGCCTtgagaaaacctttttaattagtCGTTAAATCTTTCGGAGTGATGCAAAAAGTTAACCCAAGATAAAACATTATTCAGCTCATTTCATTGTGTCTGTGAGACAAGTCATTTCCTGGCGTGGGTGTGACCCACTGTAAGCGAGTGCTCTCTTTTAGGCGTATGCATATcattgattctctctctctctctctctctctctcttcacccTCTCAAACCATTCTCATTTCTCATGCCTTAAAGGGCTGTTAAGAGCTCAACAACCACTGATGAATCTCCTGTCCTTCTGAGAAAAGATCAACGCTAAGTCAGTTAGCCTAGCGACGCAGCTCTTAGTCTCTACAGCATCAAGAAGTAATGCGGGACTGCTGCTGCCTTTCGCTAAGGATGGATTGGGCTGCACCTGGAAAATATCCCATtcatcagttattaaaccacCTGGGCAGATATCTAGAGATCTCTGATATAGATAGAGATACATTctgtaatgaataaataaatattggacagtctatatgtatataaaaaaaatcctctggCAGCTGTCCTCACCGTAGTGGAAAATCGTGGAGACTAATTCCCAACCCCCTGAGAGAATTGACCTTTTACGATCATTGATCGTAGGTTAAAAAGGCACAAGATAAAGACCTCTGACAATGTTGAACAGAGTAACACTCGTTAAGCAGTGGCTCCATCGCTGTAATTATGAGGGTGTAATGAGGGTGGAGGTTGCGTTATTACAGCTGATTATAATGGATTCTGTCTTGACCAACGACAAGGTTTAAGCTTCACTAACTGTTCACATTACgactactttttctttttctaagcAAACCAAATATTTTGTTACAAACTGGCATAATTTTAGGATGAAAAATCCAGGgtaaaacaatgcatttaaaaataagttatattattattctttttattattattattattattattattattattattattatacatgatCAGTACCAGCAGGTGTTTTACTTACTGTAATATCAGAACAGCAAAACACTAATCATGTTGATATTACTGgaaaagaaccaaaaaaaaaagatccaatATTGCTTTTGTTACAATAATAtttacagattatttttatGGAACAGAACAAGAACTACTtaaagtacattaaaaaaatatcgtTATAGATTTTAGTCTGAGAAACAAAAGCATATGAAtcaatacaaaatgtatttgcTCTTCAGCGGAGCTAAACCCTATTTTCAGCGGGGGACGTCATGCGTGCGACTCTTTCAAGATTGCAGCAATTACAAACACATTGATTTCTCTTAATGGACGGCATTCTGAGGGATTTATCTTTGGCATTTGCTGCTATTATTCATTTCCTCAAAATTTGGATGataatttaaagaattataaAGACAGACATATTTCCCATTTACATTTGCACTTTTCTTTGCACTTTGTTCTGTAAAACAAAGCAAatgcaataaaacaaatcaaatgtaataataatgacaataataataataataataataataagaagaagaattttgATCACATGTGGGTTTCCTGTAATTATAACAAATTATTAGTTTGCATTGTTTGTTCTTGCTTTCAATACTAAATTGCAGAAAAGTCagaaaataattatacacaatGACAAATTTAACTATCCCTATAATTAATgaatgtatgcattttttcatattaaatttattataaaaattttacatttacaaaaaaaaaactttgttattAAATGCATTGTTAAAAGGAATTATAAGTTCTCACAGATACAGAATGAAAACTTCATTTTTTTAGCTGTTACAAAtactacacttttttttcttaaaggcaCGATGTAAAACATCAGCCTTCCTTATTAAAGACAGTACCACAGTGTTATAATGTGACTTTCTACACTGCACATGagtttttttctgtcattttataaaaaaaaaaaaaaaaaaaaacagtttacaaaCCCCAAATTCTACATTTCCCAGCTTTTCCATTTGAATCTTTCCACAAATCCTTCAACTTTTCCTTTTCACATATTCCTTTTTGTCTCTTTTATAGTCATGTGCTTTGTGTGGTTGTGTGCTGAGGGAAAGTGATCTAGAGGGGCCGTGCCAGCGTAGACACATATGGGGCTGCATGCTAGGCTGCCTGTTCAGGAGCGCTACAACCGCGCCCTCGCCCTCCCACCATCTGCCCGTCCCTCCTCTCCTGCCCTGCTCTTCCCTTGTTTGCATCCACAAATGCCAGCTATCAGCATCGAGCCGGCTCAATGACACTGCACTACAGTGCACAGGGAGACAAAGTggatgtgtatttaaaaatatacatccGGTACACAAACAGGCAGCTGACTCAGTACAGTAAATGCACAGTATGTAGCATTGTGTAGGTTTGTATTAGGTCAAGAATTATTTTGTACTACAGTGAGGTCACTCAATTACTGCCTGACCGTTATAAATGCTGTTATTGTAATCTCAGTcctaattgtttttaattttacaccTAAACACGGGGACAAGTAAACCAGAGAAATACAGGGATTACACCAGTTTACAGTACTGTTATAAGTAAGAGTAGTGTGTGCTGCTTGGTGAATTACCATCACAAGACAAAGccctctgggtttttttttttttgtattgtttttttttctcccagcaTCATCAGTGCGGTGGTGTGTTTTGGCTTCTTTTTAAGACATAAGCTGGCCTCATACCCCACTGTGCTACACTCAGTCCATGCCACTTCCGACACTGGCACTGAATCCGCTGATCGCCCAAAGCCAAGTCTACTTCCTATGGCCATTTAAAGTAGTACCGGAGCTAGCTTCACACAACACACTCCCTACAACTTGGTATTACATCTAAGATCACAACAAATTGATATGATATATTGTACTAAAAAATGCAATGTGTGACCTCTACAATTTTATAAAACGTGatttgaaatttattttatttttaatatctggcattttttttgttttatcaacTGTCTTGTAAAAATGTTGTCATGTTTATAAAGGGACAGGACAAAGAAAAgctaaattataaatgtatttacttaCAGTTATCACCCTGGAAGTCAGGAACAAACTGCTCATCGTTGTCCGGAACTTGAGCtggacagagaaaaagaaaaaaaaaaaaagaagaagatgaggACTGGACCAGATTAGTTTCTTTCCTCCTTGCCTGTGGCTAATAACTGGAGTTAACACAATCTGTATTTAAGTAATTTCCTCTATTAAGCTCCAATGATTTAAACAGTAATGAATCAAAAATCGTAATCCTATGCATGAggacatttattcatttatactaAAGAAGACATATCCTCTAATTATGTCAATAATCTAATTTAGTCTTCATTTAGCTGGACAGAACAGGACCCTGCGTGTGAAACTCATCCTAAATCTTTGTCAGTTATGTCCTGAGATAAAAACTCTGTAAGTGTTAAATCATCACAATAAAAGAAATCGTACTTTTTTGAGCATTATTTCTTACTCTCTTTGTTttgacaaatgttttatttttatttattttttgtctttcaggCAAGACAGGGGGACAACCACGCACCAAAAAAACACCCATTGTTCACACTGTCTAATTGGGACACGTCCCCACTGGTGAATGCACCTGTACCTGCCGCGTCGGCTCTCCTCCAAACCGAGcgtctctcctcctgtctgccTAATGCTAAAATAATGAATCCTTCAGTACAGACTGCAATCACGCTTGTTCATGTTTATGTTCCACACGTTTTACactttgagtgtgtgtctgtttcccaCAAGCCTGATCTGGTGTAAAAGCCAGTGAGGCAAAAAGCAGTATGAGACCTCTGAGCGCCAGGCTATTAGCACGTTCATTTTGGAGTGATAAATATGGATTTCCATTTTTACACCAACAGTAACATGTCAGGgcacacaaatataaatatacaaacacactgCACTTTTATTCCATTTAATGAGGGCATTAAGTTATTTCGCTTTTTTAACACCCTAACGCaggcatacaaacacacacacacacacacacacacacacatgtccacTTTAACTCATATTGCATGCAAAGAAGTTGACAGATGACTTATCTTTATGGTACAACCCTGTGTGGTTATAAAGGTGTTTAAAAGCTCAAACAACACTTCAAATCCACACAGCAACATTGCTATTATGGAATTGCCATCCATCTGACGTAACAGTccaaatttacaaaaattttttaaaaaagctaataACAGCCATGTCTTCCATTTAGCTATTATTTTAGACTGAAACTAGAAAGAAACGGGACACGAAAGAGTATAGGTTAACTCAAATGAGAGGGAGAAGAAGAGACAGGGAGAAGGAAGAAAGCTGCAGGACTCAGCAGGGTGAATGAGAGAGCCTGTGAATGAGACAGCTGATTCAGGCAGCACTACTGAGGACGGCCTGGGAGTTGGAGCACTGCCGTCATtcacaggaggaaaaaaaaaaaaggcagacagTGAAAATGCAGGCCTTCAGCGTCTCGATCATTACACACAGATGCACTGTGGTACAAACACACTATAACAACTTCCCCATACATTTTACAATAAAGTCACACTGGACAGGAGGCTACCTACAACCAAACTGACTTGACACGTTGAATTATTTCGAATTGTTACCACTATTTTAGAAAATGGTTTACTgtatgaggtaaaaaaaaaaaatccctataTTTCCAAAAGAGACTTGGAAAGGGTTGCCCTGGCGAAAATGACACACGCATGTCAAATGACCACCCAATCACCTCTTTAGTCTTTCCTGTCGGAAATACAGTCTGTCTCTCATACGTCTTCCTCTTCGTTCCAATTACCTGAGACGATAAATCTCGGAAATGATTCTAGAAGTTCTTCGTTTTCGGTTCTAATGGACAGGAAGTCGTCTATTAAATCTGTCTACAATTTGCCTACAACCTCTGGCCACCGTGGTTGACTGATGTAAGACAGACTGAATTGGGTTCGTCACTATAATATCTACAGCAGTGGACagttcttctttatttttaatcccCATCTTCCTTCCTGAGgcactaaaatatttaaatgatgtcTTATTCTTTTAAAGGCCCTGAGGTGGAATCGCTATAATCACACTGGCACTGAGGAAAGTAAAGTATCCTCAAATTCTCATTCGAAAATTCTTTAGCAGGACTTGCGAGGATTTTTAAACGTGTTAAAGAATACATGACGATGGTCTAAGGTTATCAAATATTGAGACTCTTTCTCACCTATGTGTGCGCCCAGTCATATTTTAGTCTCTTTGATGGTAACGATAATGTctctataaacattttattacattgaGCACTTGTGCAGCACACAATAACTATAAAGTCTATTACTGTCATTCACCAAGTTAATAAAGAATcttaataataaacatgtataattaatTTTCTCCCTGAATGTCATGACTTAATTATTTACTGTTCAATTATATTTCTTAATACCAATACGGCTAAAAAGTGAACTCATAAATACAAACAAGAATATTAAAAGAATCCCTTAATTTACGTACAGCACAAACCCTAAGTAATAACGACATAGATTGTGGAAATATGTTCCTAATGCAAAGCATTGGTCCTAGTTTTACAAAACGACTTTGCATAATTTTAATGTGACAatctattttgtttatttaaaatatgcacatAAAAGATGAGCTTGACCTTCTGGGTCAATTTGCTTGGAAAGATATTAGAAATCCAAACTACAACTTCTTGCAAGTTTTGATGCATATTCATGTACTGAAAATTCTCAAAAATATTTAAGGCAAAGGTACAATATACTTATAACACTATAAGAAATaacacattgtaaaaaaaaaaaaaactgtaaatataaataaacattaaaaattgtATACAAAATCactaaattcttaaaaatgcaAAGTGTACTTCTATAATAAAGTCtaaaaaaagtccaaaaaaaaattttttagaaaatgGTCTAAAACAGCcttatattttcttttgtgtAGGACTATTTTTGTTGAACAATTTTGTGCTGAAAATCATCCAAAATGTTCTACTTTTTATAAAAACGTAGCCACAAAAATTAGTGTTACATTATTTCCCTCAATGGATAACAAATGCAGATATtttcatcatatttatttaatattttctgcAATTAATAGCTTACTGCTATAATTACCCATACAAAgatattacttaatatttttctgaattatataaaaaaacaaatagttaCAACTATTGTAAATAAGTTGTATCagaactattacagaacaaAACATACACCACTAACCTATAGGCCGGTGCTGTAAGCAAGAAGGAAACAAGACGCTGGCGCTCAATTCCTGAAGCATCCCGTTACACCAAAACAAGCATGTCTTTCCATcagaaaaattaatttaaaaaagtaaaaaaaaaaagaagcagaaagAAATTGTGGAGGCTGCACCTCAGACTGCAGCCCTTCGGAGCATTTTCAAAAGTTGTCCATTTGTccaaaaagtgaaaaaacacTTAACCTGCAGCACTGACAGCTGTAGTTCTTTAGAAAGATTCATATATAGACACTATAAGAGGATGTAAGGGAGGGAAAGacagaagcagaagaagaatttgtgtgtgtgtgtgtgagagagagagagagagagagagagagagagaggtggtggTGGCTCGGCTGCCTTAGCGTTTGCCAAAAGCGGGGGAGAAGAGAGTGAGTGCGATCGCAAGTTCTCCTGGTAATTTGTGATGACACTCGCAGTAGAAGCTCCTCGGTCTCCCTCTAGACTCCTCTGCCTCTTTAATGTATGCATGACACATGAGGTGCCTTCGCCACACACGCATTAATTGGACTGCATATTAGGCATTGTAACTTGAGGCATATTGCTCTGCCCTcccccattttctctctctctctctctctctctctcttctttctatGTCTTCAACACAAAAGTGCTTGTTGATCATCCAACCAACTATAGATAACTTCAACAAGGCCAAGCTtttaacacaacacacaaagTAAAGCACTTACCTTCTGCCAGCCAGGTCTCCTGGAGTTGGCTGAGATCTTGAAAAAGCTCTGCGATAGAGGACAAGCATGCGATCAGTAAAACAACAGCAGTAACAGTCTTCACTTATTTCACTTCAGACTTCAGTTTTTGCCATTCTACTTCAACAACACCAGATCTCAGTCTGGAAGAGCTGGAGGAGCTTCTTGTAGTGCAGCTTCTTCATAGGCATGTGGTTTGTAATTGAGATTTTACAGCACAGAGTGCAGGTGGAAACAAGCAAATTGCATTTTGTGAAATGTTAAGAAGCCGTGAAATGAAGATTGCCTCTTTCAGCCACCCCCCTCTACATGTTCTGTGCTTACCCTCGGTGTCCAAAGCCAGGTCAGAGTTAATGAATTTCCTTTTCATGTCTTTTGCCAGTCTGTTGCTGCATGCATTTCCCTGTGGGGTTGAGGAACAGACAAATGAACCCATTTATTCCAGATGAGCCAGGATGCTCTGGTTATGGTGTTAATTTCTGGATTGATATGAAACTTTACccccaaaaaaatcttttttttttttaagatccaTCACATCATGTAGGAGCTGCAACATAATATGAACAGCCTACTTTTGTGTGCACCTGTGATGTAGACCAGGCAACATGCAAACTTGCATCCTACTTACATGAGCATGAATGAAAGGCACTCTCTGGTCGTAAAGTGTATCCATCCTGCAGCAGTGTGTACTGACTCTGTGAGACAGACGTGTGTGTGGAGCTGCTCGCTGGAGCTGTGCGTTCAGTGCGCCGTCCGATCAGCGCCTGAGCTGCTCCGAGAGGATGGCTTGAAGCTGCTATAGTGGAGAGGGAgggaaaagaaaagcatgaatgaaGTGCTCGAACCCGCAGAGAAGGTCCGCTTTCAGATGCTCCATTCACTGAGACGCATACAAGCGTGTAATCTGGCGTTGTGCGCTCCAGACGTGAAACGTCGCccggcagcagcagcagcagcagcgcggTGTTAATATCTAATCTGTccgattcattacacacaacatgTACGAGCAGCACGTAGTGCAAAGTAACACTTAAATGAGGAATGATTTCACACAACACGCGCATAACGGTTGCGTTTAGGTCGCGCGCCGCTTTGTCTATGGAACAATTACTCCAGATTTTACGCGACGCTACGGACTTTCCAAACTCACCAACAGTAGCAGAGCAGAAATGTCGCACTCACCTAGCTCTGTGATGTGTATCCACAAGCTGACCCAATGGGGAAAAGCGCCCACTCTCCGCGTTCTTTCTGCACAGAATTTCGGCGGTGAGCTCCGCGAGGTCTCGGCCTCCCTTCAAAGCCGCGCCGCCGCTGCGCGTTCTCATTGGCTCCGAGCGCCGCGCCGCCAAACCCCGGAGCGCCCCTTCTGCCCTGCGCTGTCCTGCTCACACTCCTCTAACTCGAGTTTACAGAGATGTCCAGTAGAGTGAAAGAGTTGTCAGAATAATCAAATTTGGGTTACGATCTGTGACTGTACTTTGGTCATCCCTGTGGAGGCACTCTCAAGGGTACATcttacacacagacatgcaagaagtgaaaaaaagtgttttgttatatacatacaaaaaaaaaaaaagacaatttgtCGCAATTATTATCTTGActttttgtttcattctttTTATATTCATCTCTATaagcatatataaataaaatcataaataaaactatacgtatataaataaataaaactaataactaAAAACATATAAACTAATAACTAATACAACTCTAAGT
Protein-coding regions in this window:
- the etv1 gene encoding LOW QUALITY PROTEIN: ETS translocation variant 1 (The sequence of the model RefSeq protein was modified relative to this genomic sequence to represent the inferred CDS: inserted 2 bases in 1 codon; deleted 1 base in 1 codon) codes for the protein MRTRSGGAALKGGRDLAELTAEICAERTRRVGAFPHWVSLWIHITELAASSHPLGAAQALIGRRTERTAPASSSTHTSVSQSQXTHCCRMDTLYDQRVPFIHAHGNACSNRLAKDMKRKFINSDLALDTEELFQDLSQLQETWLAEAQVPDNDEQFVPDFQGDNLAFHGLQLRIKREPHSPCANLGSACSQERPFKLHYGEKCMYNISAYEHKHAAGMKGSSPATTPCSTPVSPHQHHVSPSAGLTPKPDRTYPHLNGPQPLPNTTYNIDQRFRRQLSEPCHSFPSPAPAPMGRDGRPLYHRQMSEPSIPFQSQGFKQEYSDPLFEHPLMVGAPLPQSYPPSMMIKQEPRDFTYDSEVPSCHSVYLRQEGYLAHANRTEGCMFDKGTRHFYDDTCVVPEKAEGDIKQEAGLYREGPTYQRRGSLQLWQFLVALLDDPSNSHFIAWTGRGMEFKLIEPEEVARRWGIQKNRPAMNYDKLSRSLRYYYEKGIMQKVAGERYVYKFVCDPEALFSMAFPDNQRPVLKTDMERQINEEETVPLSHYDESVAYVQEGAYCNPHPYSEGYVY